The following proteins are encoded in a genomic region of Bernardetia sp. MNP-M8:
- a CDS encoding MG2 domain-containing protein codes for MQLKFFRMWHLLAGAALTAGAVTLWGFRSKTGDEWLKKLTEINNTFQEKYSSERVYLHLDKPFYKPSETIWFQAYVQDEATLKPSKRSDILHVEFIDPKGNVAKKIQLILEDGTASGEFDLTEDAAGGLYKIKAYTKWQENFVIEESDKKDQNGNPLIFEKEITVQKVVLPRLKMKLDFEKDAYGAGDKVEANLDLQSLTNEALADKEVDFVVSLKGQVISKSKAKTDAAGKTVISFELPKKLDTADGLLNVLLSHNGQTESISRSIPLANTVFDLQFFPEGGDILANTSSNIAFWCKDEFGKPADVQGIIIDSKGKEVGNFSSFHKGMGNFELEAKKGEVYTAQITSPKGVETSYKLPETVEIGYGLKLNFPISKSDKEKTYDTSNLKFSIYSPVMEEVFLVGTLRGEIIFSKKVSVKKGENTINIPTDEMPIGVANFTLFDSKKIERAERLVFLNTEKQLNIEVKSDKDNYQPREKVTLDIKVTDHRGIPMPANISLSVVDDKLLSFADDKSSHILSHLLLEADLKGEVKEPRFYFDKEEEKAAQARDLLMLTHGWRKFTWEQIQKSSITLKYNAEKSIIAGYVKNDSGKFVQDIKVEIEGTTISTKTDKKGYFEFKNYKLYEPITLKVSNSSKTISQTQYVPAYSQTYSIQLFDAKKMRTRRQALGVNMPMMAMQEMRAGGGEKDVEFDDGVVMAEMPKNEMKGDILEDEIAILDNAPVVEIADKEEVAEVEEELNEVIIMDRRREDFGKMNKKIAKEEKPNLPVITYHRARVFPKVDYSTKNNEKEGETKSKSRTDFRSTIFWSGNIKVDAKGKSQVEFYASDEITAFRAICEGIATDGGIGRTESVFYTQLPFSLDTKLPLFMSMGDKISIPLMLQNNTEKELSGSVLADYPSSWIPVKESAWKSRITLQPNETKIVNMDFLIENEAGKGKFIVQFVGQNGVQDRFEQEVEVFSKGFPAAIALSGESVDKTYSFEIASPVMGTSKATFTAFPSVLDDLLAGIESILREPYGCFEQTSSSTYPNLLVMDYLSVQKNLTTEQQTALDKAKDLTERGYKRLISFESKDKGYEWFGANPAHEALTAYGLMEFKDMAAVTGNLVDEQMLTRTTNWLMERKDGKGGFKRNSRALDAFGGADDDITNAYITYSLSEAGFKDIKAEAEAAYQNAIESEDPYLIGLVVNTLQNLNDNRSEKLLETLILLQKEEGQWEGTKHSITRSTGQGLTAETTSLALLAIMKSEKKRMPILQNGVKYLVGSRSPYGGFGNTQSTVLALKSLTTYAKYAQRTPESGDIEIYVNGSKISTAHYEAGEQNAIEVNNLGKHLKAGKNTVRINYVGVKEPLPYTFSAEWFTDLPKSSDKCSVKLETSLAKSKVKIGETVRLTTTLENTTKEGLPMTIAIVGLPGGLSAQPWQLKELIEKNKVDFYEIREHSVIFYYRQMTPNEKKVIHLDLKADLAGEYEGAASSAYLYYTSEFKDWKKGISVISQQ; via the coding sequence ATGCAACTCAAATTTTTTCGTATGTGGCACTTACTTGCAGGCGCAGCTCTAACAGCAGGCGCAGTTACTCTTTGGGGTTTTCGTTCAAAAACTGGTGACGAATGGCTCAAAAAACTAACAGAAATAAATAACACTTTTCAAGAAAAATATAGCTCTGAAAGAGTTTATTTACATTTAGACAAACCATTTTACAAACCGTCAGAAACAATTTGGTTTCAAGCCTACGTCCAAGACGAAGCAACTTTAAAACCTTCAAAAAGGAGCGATATTTTGCACGTCGAATTTATTGACCCAAAAGGAAACGTAGCAAAAAAGATTCAATTAATTTTGGAAGATGGTACAGCATCAGGCGAATTTGACCTGACAGAAGATGCAGCAGGAGGATTATATAAAATAAAAGCCTACACAAAATGGCAAGAAAATTTTGTAATAGAAGAAAGTGATAAAAAAGATCAAAACGGCAATCCACTCATTTTTGAAAAGGAAATAACTGTTCAGAAAGTAGTTTTGCCTCGCTTAAAAATGAAACTAGATTTTGAAAAAGATGCCTATGGTGCTGGCGACAAAGTAGAGGCAAATTTAGATTTGCAAAGCCTGACAAATGAAGCTCTTGCAGACAAAGAAGTCGATTTTGTAGTGAGTTTGAAAGGTCAAGTTATTTCAAAATCAAAAGCTAAAACAGATGCAGCAGGAAAAACAGTTATTTCCTTCGAACTTCCTAAAAAACTAGATACAGCCGACGGACTTTTGAATGTATTACTTTCTCACAACGGACAAACAGAATCTATTTCTCGTTCTATTCCTTTAGCAAATACCGTTTTTGATTTGCAATTTTTTCCAGAAGGAGGAGATATTTTGGCAAACACTTCTTCAAATATAGCTTTTTGGTGTAAAGACGAATTTGGAAAACCTGCTGATGTTCAAGGAATTATTATAGATTCTAAAGGAAAAGAAGTGGGTAATTTTTCATCATTTCATAAAGGAATGGGAAATTTTGAGCTTGAAGCTAAAAAAGGAGAAGTTTACACAGCCCAAATTACAAGTCCAAAAGGAGTAGAAACGAGTTACAAATTACCCGAAACAGTAGAAATCGGGTATGGATTAAAATTAAACTTTCCTATTTCGAAATCTGATAAAGAAAAGACGTATGATACTTCAAATTTGAAGTTTTCTATCTACTCTCCTGTAATGGAAGAAGTATTTTTAGTTGGAACACTGCGTGGAGAGATTATTTTTTCAAAGAAAGTTTCTGTCAAAAAAGGAGAGAATACTATCAACATTCCGACAGATGAAATGCCTATTGGTGTAGCTAATTTTACACTTTTTGATTCTAAAAAAATAGAACGAGCAGAGCGTTTGGTTTTCTTGAATACAGAAAAACAGCTTAATATTGAAGTAAAATCAGACAAAGATAATTACCAACCTCGTGAAAAAGTTACCTTAGATATTAAAGTTACAGACCACAGAGGAATTCCGATGCCAGCAAATATTTCCCTTTCTGTTGTCGATGATAAATTGCTTTCTTTCGCTGATGACAAATCTAGTCATATTCTTTCACATCTTTTATTAGAAGCTGATTTGAAAGGAGAAGTCAAAGAACCTCGTTTTTACTTTGATAAGGAGGAAGAGAAAGCTGCACAAGCTAGAGATTTATTGATGCTTACTCACGGTTGGAGAAAATTTACTTGGGAACAGATTCAAAAATCGTCTATCACTTTGAAATACAATGCAGAAAAAAGTATTATTGCAGGATATGTAAAAAATGATAGTGGAAAATTTGTTCAAGACATAAAAGTAGAAATAGAAGGTACAACCATTTCTACCAAAACAGACAAAAAAGGCTATTTTGAATTCAAGAATTATAAACTCTATGAACCAATTACTTTAAAGGTATCTAATAGCTCTAAAACCATATCTCAGACTCAATATGTTCCAGCATATTCTCAAACCTACTCAATTCAATTATTTGATGCAAAAAAAATGAGGACTCGTAGACAAGCTCTAGGGGTAAATATGCCTATGATGGCAATGCAAGAAATGCGTGCAGGTGGTGGAGAAAAAGATGTAGAATTCGATGATGGAGTTGTAATGGCAGAAATGCCAAAAAATGAAATGAAAGGAGATATTTTAGAAGACGAAATTGCAATTCTTGATAATGCTCCTGTTGTGGAAATAGCTGATAAAGAGGAAGTAGCAGAGGTAGAAGAGGAATTAAATGAAGTCATCATAATGGACAGAAGACGAGAGGATTTTGGTAAAATGAATAAAAAAATTGCAAAAGAAGAAAAACCAAACCTTCCAGTCATAACTTATCATCGTGCTAGAGTTTTTCCTAAAGTAGATTATTCCACCAAAAATAATGAGAAAGAAGGCGAAACTAAATCTAAATCAAGAACTGATTTTAGAAGCACCATTTTTTGGAGTGGAAATATAAAAGTTGATGCAAAAGGAAAATCACAAGTAGAATTTTATGCTTCTGATGAAATTACGGCTTTCCGTGCTATCTGTGAAGGAATTGCAACAGACGGAGGAATTGGAAGAACTGAAAGTGTTTTTTATACACAATTACCTTTTAGTTTAGATACAAAATTGCCTTTATTTATGTCAATGGGAGATAAAATTTCTATTCCTTTAATGTTACAAAACAATACTGAAAAAGAATTGAGTGGTAGCGTTTTGGCAGATTATCCTTCTTCTTGGATTCCTGTAAAAGAAAGTGCTTGGAAAAGTAGAATCACTTTACAACCCAATGAAACAAAGATTGTCAATATGGATTTCTTGATTGAAAACGAAGCTGGGAAAGGTAAATTTATTGTTCAGTTTGTCGGACAAAATGGAGTTCAAGACCGTTTTGAGCAAGAAGTCGAAGTCTTTTCAAAAGGATTTCCTGCTGCCATTGCTTTATCTGGAGAAAGTGTTGATAAAACCTATTCGTTTGAAATTGCAAGTCCTGTAATGGGAACAAGTAAAGCAACTTTTACAGCTTTTCCTTCTGTTTTGGATGATCTTTTGGCAGGAATTGAATCTATTTTGAGAGAGCCGTATGGTTGTTTTGAGCAAACTTCATCTTCTACTTATCCAAATCTTTTGGTAATGGATTATCTTTCTGTTCAAAAAAATCTAACTACAGAACAACAAACAGCCTTAGATAAAGCAAAAGATTTGACAGAAAGAGGTTACAAACGCCTAATTTCTTTCGAATCGAAAGACAAAGGTTACGAATGGTTTGGCGCAAATCCTGCTCATGAAGCTCTAACAGCTTATGGCTTGATGGAATTTAAAGACATGGCAGCCGTTACAGGAAATTTAGTTGATGAGCAAATGCTAACCAGAACGACCAACTGGCTGATGGAACGTAAAGATGGAAAAGGTGGATTTAAGCGCAATTCAAGAGCTTTAGATGCTTTTGGTGGTGCAGATGATGACATCACAAATGCCTACATTACCTATTCCCTTTCAGAAGCTGGCTTTAAGGATATTAAAGCAGAGGCAGAAGCAGCATATCAAAATGCAATTGAATCTGAAGATCCTTATTTGATTGGACTTGTAGTAAATACGTTACAGAATTTGAATGATAATCGTTCTGAAAAACTTTTGGAAACTCTTATTTTACTTCAAAAAGAAGAAGGACAATGGGAAGGAACAAAACATTCCATCACTCGCTCAACAGGTCAAGGACTGACAGCCGAAACGACTTCTTTAGCTTTACTTGCAATTATGAAATCAGAGAAAAAACGAATGCCTATTTTACAAAATGGTGTAAAATATTTAGTAGGTTCTCGTTCGCCTTATGGTGGTTTTGGAAATACACAAAGTACCGTTTTGGCTCTCAAATCTTTGACCACGTATGCAAAATATGCACAAAGAACTCCTGAAAGTGGCGATATTGAAATCTATGTAAATGGCTCAAAAATCAGTACAGCACACTACGAAGCAGGAGAGCAAAATGCTATTGAAGTAAATAATTTAGGAAAGCATTTGAAGGCTGGCAAAAACACTGTTCGTATTAATTATGTAGGTGTAAAAGAACCTTTGCCTTATACATTTTCGGCAGAATGGTTTACAGATTTACCAAAAAGTAGTGATAAATGCAGTGTAAAATTAGAAACGTCATTGGCTAAAAGTAAAGTAAAAATAGGCGAAACAGTTAGGCTTACAACCACTTTAGAAAACACAACTAAAGAAGGCTTGCCGATGACAATAGCGATTGTAGGCTTACCAGGGGGACTTTCTGCACAGCCTTGGCAACTCAAAGAACTCATAGAAAAAAACAAAGTTGATTTTTATGAAATTCGTGAGCATAGTGTCATTTTTTATTACCGTCAGATGACTCCAAACGAGAAAAAAGTTATTCATCTTGATTTGAAGGCAGATTTGGCAGGAGAATATGAAGGAGCAGCCTCTTCGGCTTATCTCTATTATACTTCTGAATTTAAAGACTGGAAAAAAGGTATTTCAGTTATCAGTCAGCAGTAA
- a CDS encoding choice-of-anchor Q domain-containing protein — protein sequence MKNYISILFMLFVFFISTTTQATRVLCSTVVSTNADLGTGSLREAISCANSGETITFDAALAGQTITLASTLEIPIGKNLIIDGSNAPNLTLSGNNSVRILRLNSTSINPTSLTIKNLRFINGRTVEYGGAIRTTHQGILRVEDCHFSTNRADQGGSAIFNHFEGTSTILNCTFDQNTSVALNNERGSTVMLWGPKAHIIRNCTFTNNKGINGAAINGLNSSLTVEDCIFRGNTTEDAFYDNGNPNPFLRGFGGCIYTDRASNAANIDNGDIEIRRCIFEDNIAQSDGGALHLYADETDKVTVEDCYFNNNEARRLPNSMGADTGGGGGALEHMNNSLNRGFTVKNCTFSNNRAAATGGAIRADFVDTEIINCTFYNNKALLTTLTGGTSANGGAVAFYQMSAARDLRITNCTFANNHAGWVGGALLAPTYTKIKNNIFYQNTAANGGNTWNIQQHSSNAMNDLGNNIQFPNKFTNNANDYNVSNSVTIANPLLEAIADNGGISPTMMLQPTSPAIDTGAGCTSTDQRGVARVGQCDIGAVEFEDPPLPADIENGVLLNCGMTEAQAIAAGGATLTFGGSSYYIGYRQVSANNQNPILLKYTSGILDWCREDYETTNDDGKGYGLFWSGTDLYAVFSATGTQPGLNYTRFTTAGWLTSYGQGGGAKVSIIFKINTTTGEGILNNGTYIKSVLSSGNANTLVVNDMYLNGDNNLVVRADSWFSPLKIDRTRMTQIGTGGSPHDYTIIFTPNLQTAVCASAVGWDNGTGIDCTTTVPTSCIISAITTATQTTCDITTNKYTQEIIVTYTDAPSTGFLVVNGQNFPITSSPQTVTLTNLDANGNVVDVTASFSTVASCNLTENGLFTAPISCSDDVLNVNQTTVFSSIQAAVDAANPNDVLKILTNRRYDEDVVIDKTLFLTSDATSYNQIEIDQIKVNNGNRLTITGKMSVLELVHLEATSEMIIDGSTEFALRSTVTGTAMVINDADDNTIQGNVIMERYLPTPSTIPASGGIGFDGKAYHLFSSPFSNAAINQFAPYMDLILNINYNTAAEPAYTRPYPTFFIYDETNAGASTSAFYDEFISNYRVPTSTATDLLEVGKGYQANIATEQTLKFNGNLNNGIYTINLTNSGGSLPQQGYNLVGNPYPSPLDWEKVIADNTGNNNLANTIYLDIPTSQYNGTFAYYVAGTGVGINGGTKDIAAAQGFFVQATAPTGTLELKNEDRPTTYQDTRFFKTSQTQGLKEGLIKLGITKDNKTDETAIYFIEGATQNFDSKYDALKIYKQNSNFATLYSYNTENKVFAINGLDAFDETLQIPLAINVVEAGKHIIGIREIKYFHSLSELYLYDSLTETLHNLKEEKEYEFLAEKGNDVKRFVLLFKKPSITAFSEQNQLVVYPNPASETVSYSLKTATQESYKLQLIDALGRIVWEIQQEKEGAFLEGMIDMNNYSNGIYLLQISNNEKTISKRIVKE from the coding sequence ATGAAAAACTATATTTCAATTTTATTTATGTTGTTCGTCTTTTTTATTTCTACTACTACACAAGCTACTCGTGTTTTGTGTTCTACTGTAGTAAGTACAAATGCCGATTTGGGGACAGGTTCTCTAAGAGAGGCTATTTCGTGTGCTAATTCTGGCGAAACCATCACTTTTGATGCTGCCTTAGCAGGTCAGACCATAACACTTGCTTCTACTTTAGAAATTCCGATAGGAAAAAATCTAATTATTGATGGTTCAAATGCTCCAAACCTTACTTTAAGTGGAAATAATAGCGTTCGTATTTTAAGATTAAACTCTACCTCTATTAATCCTACTTCACTAACTATAAAAAATTTACGCTTCATAAATGGGCGAACAGTAGAATATGGAGGGGCAATTCGAACTACACATCAAGGTATTTTGAGAGTTGAAGATTGTCATTTTTCTACTAATCGTGCAGACCAAGGTGGAAGTGCAATCTTTAATCATTTTGAAGGAACTTCTACGATACTCAACTGTACTTTTGACCAAAATACTTCTGTTGCGCTTAATAATGAAAGAGGTTCGACGGTTATGTTGTGGGGTCCTAAAGCACACATAATAAGAAATTGTACTTTTACAAATAATAAAGGCATAAATGGAGCTGCCATTAATGGCTTGAATTCTTCTCTTACAGTGGAAGATTGCATTTTTAGAGGAAATACTACCGAAGATGCTTTTTATGATAATGGAAATCCAAATCCATTTTTGAGAGGATTTGGAGGCTGTATTTATACAGATAGAGCAAGTAATGCAGCTAATATAGACAATGGAGATATAGAAATAAGAAGATGTATTTTTGAAGATAATATAGCTCAATCCGATGGAGGAGCTTTGCATTTGTATGCTGATGAGACAGATAAAGTAACAGTAGAAGATTGTTATTTTAATAATAATGAAGCTAGAAGACTTCCCAATAGTATGGGTGCAGATACTGGTGGTGGAGGTGGTGCATTAGAACACATGAATAATTCTCTCAACAGAGGTTTTACAGTCAAAAATTGCACTTTTTCTAATAACCGTGCTGCTGCTACTGGAGGAGCTATTCGTGCTGATTTTGTAGATACAGAAATCATAAATTGTACTTTTTATAATAATAAGGCATTGCTAACTACTCTAACTGGAGGAACTTCTGCTAATGGTGGAGCAGTTGCTTTTTATCAAATGAGTGCAGCTAGAGATTTGAGAATTACCAACTGTACGTTTGCTAATAATCACGCAGGCTGGGTAGGGGGAGCTTTATTAGCACCTACTTATACAAAAATCAAGAATAATATTTTTTATCAGAATACTGCTGCAAACGGAGGAAATACGTGGAATATCCAACAACATTCTTCTAATGCTATGAATGATTTGGGAAATAATATTCAGTTTCCTAATAAGTTTACTAATAATGCCAATGATTATAATGTATCTAATTCTGTTACGATTGCAAACCCTTTATTGGAAGCCATTGCTGATAATGGAGGAATTTCTCCTACTATGATGTTACAACCTACAAGTCCAGCTATTGATACAGGTGCAGGATGTACTTCTACTGACCAGCGAGGAGTTGCACGAGTAGGACAATGTGATATTGGGGCAGTAGAGTTTGAAGATCCTCCTCTTCCTGCTGATATTGAGAATGGTGTACTTCTAAATTGTGGTATGACAGAAGCACAAGCTATTGCTGCTGGAGGTGCTACACTTACTTTTGGAGGTTCTTCTTATTATATTGGTTATCGTCAAGTAAGTGCAAATAATCAAAACCCTATCTTGCTTAAATATACAAGTGGTATTTTGGATTGGTGTAGAGAAGATTATGAAACAACTAATGACGACGGAAAAGGCTATGGACTTTTTTGGTCAGGAACAGATTTATATGCTGTTTTTTCAGCGACAGGAACACAACCTGGACTTAATTATACTCGCTTTACCACAGCAGGCTGGCTAACAAGCTATGGACAAGGAGGAGGGGCAAAAGTATCCATTATTTTTAAAATAAATACAACAACAGGAGAAGGTATTTTGAATAATGGAACATATATAAAATCTGTTTTGAGTAGTGGAAATGCCAATACTTTAGTAGTAAACGACATGTATTTGAATGGAGATAATAATTTAGTTGTTCGGGCAGATTCGTGGTTTAGTCCATTAAAAATAGACCGAACTCGTATGACACAAATCGGAACAGGAGGTTCACCTCACGATTATACCATCATTTTCACTCCAAACCTTCAAACAGCTGTTTGTGCCTCAGCAGTAGGTTGGGACAATGGAACAGGAATCGATTGTACCACAACTGTCCCTACTTCTTGCATTATTTCTGCTATTACAACAGCCACTCAAACCACTTGTGATATTACAACTAATAAATATACTCAAGAAATAATCGTTACTTATACCGATGCGCCTTCAACAGGGTTTTTGGTAGTCAATGGACAAAATTTTCCGATTACTTCAAGTCCTCAAACCGTTACCCTTACCAATTTAGATGCTAATGGAAATGTAGTTGATGTAACTGCTTCTTTTTCAACAGTAGCAAGTTGTAATTTAACAGAAAATGGACTTTTTACTGCGCCTATATCTTGTTCTGATGATGTATTGAATGTAAATCAAACTACTGTTTTTAGTTCTATTCAAGCTGCTGTTGATGCTGCAAATCCCAACGATGTACTCAAAATTCTTACTAATCGTCGCTATGATGAAGATGTAGTAATTGATAAAACCTTGTTTCTTACTTCTGATGCAACTTCTTACAATCAAATAGAAATTGACCAAATCAAAGTAAATAATGGAAATAGACTTACTATTACAGGAAAAATGTCTGTTTTAGAACTTGTTCATTTAGAAGCTACTAGTGAAATGATAATTGATGGAAGTACAGAATTTGCGCTTCGCTCAACAGTCACAGGAACAGCCATGGTTATAAATGATGCTGATGATAATACTATTCAAGGAAATGTGATTATGGAAAGATACTTGCCTACTCCTTCTACCATTCCTGCTTCTGGGGGAATTGGTTTTGATGGAAAAGCCTATCATTTATTTTCTTCTCCTTTCTCTAATGCAGCTATTAATCAATTTGCTCCTTATATGGATTTGATTTTGAATATAAACTATAATACGGCTGCCGAACCTGCTTATACTCGTCCATATCCTACTTTTTTTATCTATGATGAAACCAATGCAGGTGCATCAACGAGTGCGTTTTATGATGAGTTTATCTCTAATTATCGTGTTCCTACCTCTACTGCTACTGATTTGTTAGAAGTTGGAAAAGGCTATCAAGCTAATATTGCTACTGAGCAAACTCTAAAATTTAATGGAAATCTTAATAATGGTATTTATACTATTAATCTTACAAATAGTGGTGGAAGTTTGCCTCAACAAGGTTATAATTTAGTAGGAAATCCTTATCCTTCTCCTTTAGATTGGGAAAAAGTAATAGCTGACAATACAGGAAATAATAATCTTGCAAATACAATTTATTTGGACATTCCTACCAGTCAGTACAATGGTACTTTTGCCTATTATGTAGCTGGAACAGGTGTAGGTATAAATGGAGGAACAAAAGATATTGCAGCAGCACAAGGATTTTTTGTACAAGCTACTGCACCCACAGGAACATTGGAATTGAAAAATGAAGACCGTCCGACTACTTATCAAGATACTCGTTTCTTCAAAACTTCTCAAACACAAGGCTTAAAAGAAGGATTAATCAAATTAGGCATTACTAAAGATAATAAAACAGATGAAACAGCTATTTATTTTATAGAAGGAGCAACTCAAAATTTTGATTCCAAATACGATGCGCTCAAAATCTATAAGCAAAATAGTAATTTTGCTACTTTATATTCTTATAATACTGAAAATAAAGTTTTTGCCATCAATGGACTAGATGCGTTTGATGAAACTCTACAAATTCCTTTAGCCATAAATGTAGTAGAAGCAGGAAAACACATCATTGGTATTAGAGAAATTAAGTATTTTCATTCTTTGAGTGAGTTATATTTGTATGATTCTTTAACCGAAACGTTGCACAATCTAAAAGAAGAAAAAGAATATGAATTTTTAGCTGAAAAAGGAAATGATGTAAAACGTTTTGTTTTGCTATTCAAAAAACCATCAATAACTGCTTTTTCTGAGCAAAATCAATTAGTTGTTTATCCAAATCCTGCTTCTGAAACAGTATCGTACAGTCTAAAAACAGCTACTCAAGAAAGTTATAAACTTCAACTTATAGATGCTTTGGGTAGAATTGTTTGGGAAATACAACAAGAAAAAGAAGGTGCATTTTTGGAAGGAATGATTGATATGAATAATTATTCGAATGGAATCTATTTATTGCAAATTTCGAATAATGAAAAAACTATCAGTAAACGTATCGTTAAAGAGTAA